CGGCGGACCAGATAATGAGATGGAAGGAGTGTCTTTCTGCGAGCGACGTCTCAGCTCTCCACCGCCTATTTAGCTTGTTCTTGCTCCAGGTCGAACATGTGAGGTTCCTACTTTCAATCAACCGATCGATTTGCAAGCATATAATTGCGCGATCACTTCACGCTAACTCAGCCTCGAACCGATACCTAGAACCCGACCATTGCTACACCGAGTAATCCTTCAACTACGAACCAAAACAATGGGCTTGCAGTCGTGGCCACCGGGGCAGCATCTGCGCAGCCATCGCAACTCCGTGTTCGACACTGTCGGCCTTCTGCGACTTCGACCGCTGACGGCGACCACCAACAAGAGTCATATGAGCACCAGCAGGTTGTCTCTTCAGTTTCCGAAGGAGACGTTTTTCAGAAAGATTTATTCATGGGAATCCCAAATCCAGGATATCCTCGTAATAGTAGCCAGTGCATGCCAAGCTCGAACGTCGATACGACCACAGCCACTCCATCGCTGACTACAAGAGCAACGACACCTCTTCAGGGCGtgacagatgatgattctttttttcgtACGCCCAGTCTTTCACCAAGTATGAAACTACTTTTGGAAAGCTGTCGGACAGACCGCGGAGTATTCTTACGGGAAATTGGAAAATCCAGAGCAGTGCTCCCCACGGGGCAAGGCTGGGAGGCCGCAATAGCTGCGAAAGTTGACAATGCTGATCTACGCGACCGAATGAAGATCTACCATAGGTTCGAGTGCTACAACATCTACCAGCATGTTGTCGAGGCTGGGTACCATACCGGCACCTACTGGATCCGGGATATGCGCACTAACCTGGCGAAGAAGCTCTGTGAGAAGTTCCCCCAGCGGTTTCGTGACCAACAGGCAGCGAATAAGAGCTTGAACTGGGTTGATCAAGGTTGCAAATATCATGAGTGGGCCGGCCAATTCAAAAGAGGTATAACCGACTTGGGCTATCTGATTGCACTTCCTTTAGACGTGCCTCATTCCGCATACACATCAAGATGCACGAAGAAGCGAATGCACGAAGTTGCCAATGACTTGAAAAGCCGGGGGATCGAAAGCCTTGTGACACAATATGAACTTACAGAGTTGGGTAACCACATTGCAGTGACATTGAGAGATATGACATGCAGGGAGCGCAGGGAAGCACCCGGTAAGGACTATAATCACCGGAACGATATAGTATGATCCTGATTGTCTTATCCAGGAGACACGCCCCAGGGCTCTTGCAAATCACCGCGTTCGATGCCTAGTTTAAGCGAATTATCGAGTCATATCCTCACCGTACACTCGGCCCAAACACCCACTCCACCCGAGTCGCTGATTGCTAATCTGTACACTATTGATTGCCCCTCACGGGGAGTGGAAATGGGAATagaaatggaaatggaataCCCCGTGAACTATCGCTCCACCGATCACTATGCCAGTGCCTATGCCTGCCGTTCCATAGCGGCAGATTCGGGTGTCCCTGCGAACGGTCTATTGGGAAGTAGCATGCCAATTTTACACACCCCTTTTCAAACAATCGATATGGGCCAGGCGGCCTACTTAACGCCATCTACTAGTGCTGTGAATAATGATGCTCTTGGACCATTGAATGGGTGGGATGAGAGTACAAATTATACTGAAAGTCTAACACCATATGGAACCACTTAATATTCAGCTACCACGTAAGAATTCATTTTTATTGAGTGCCATGATACTGCTTCCAAGCTGGTACGGGCTCTTGCATTAATCGGAAATTCTTCACGCTATGTGCCACCAGTAATTATCGATTGCACATATCCTGCAATCACGAATGGAAACATAGAAATGTATGTTAGAGAATCGACCCGAGGTGTCCCTTGCGGCCAGTCAACATCGTGCCATGTTCGAATCCAGACTCACTTCGTGAAACAGAGAATACTCCAGCGTAGCGATTCGCCCACATTCACAATACGACCACTCCTATCCAGACAGTCCGGGCTGTAGCAGTCGCAATGAACGTCCCCAAATCGGTGTGTGCCATGTTCCCGATCCCCTCCCTCATTGTTGCTGTTTCAGGGCAGGTATGCCGTGTTTGAGGGGCGCGATATTGGCGGAATATAGCTTCTCCTGGCGATGACAGAGTTCCAGGTCATAGGGGAGGTCAACGGCCTTCGGACAGGATGGACAAAGTAATTGTATTTGTGGATCCGGGCTCATGAAAGCTGTCGGCAATGCGAAGGTTTCCTAGAAGACCTGGGGAGCTGCAGGGTACCTTGCCCAAATATGCCGTTGTCGTGAATCTTCAAACTTGTGTTAGACAGATTTGCGATGCACAAATTGAAGGGACACACCCAGAAGCTCATATAGCCATCTTTGTTTCTGTGCGAACTGCGAAGGGTCCATCAAAATTCCCAGCTAGTTGTTATCTAGTACAAAATTATCATTTCAAGTCCATGATAGgtagaaaaataaagaccGTTGTAGTTTTGATAGTTGGATGCTTCTCCGTGCTGTacttctcttgttcttcaagctTGAAGCGATAGCTTAAAGGCCGATTTTCCTTCACTCACAACCTAAAGTACGATATAAGACTCGGGACGAGCCTTTTCCTTGGTGGGAGGGGGTGGGAATAGTTCTAACGGCGGTAACTTATATATGTGATCCTAGGGCATTTTGCATCTACTCTTCAGAATTATGAGGTTTTTGAATACTAAGACCAGAATTTTATAGGAAAATATACTTTAGGGGGTGTGGCCTGCTGGCGCAAGCCCGACCCGTAGCGAGGTCTACACAATATCAATGCCCCATCTTCGGGATTTAAAAGACACCCAAATACATCAAGAGGATACTATCCTAAGTTGGACGTATATCCCGAGTGTACTGTATGTTATTTGCTTTTAGTTGCGTTTAGAATATATGTTTGGTCCCCGATGATCGCCATTGCCAACTGTACAGGGCCGTAGTCCGTCTAGTACCGCTCCATCCATAGATTCATGCAGATTGTAGGTAATGAGTCGACACCAAATAAACCCACTTATGCATGAAAAATAAGGGAAGCTCAGGTATATGTGGGACCAAGTCTCACCGCTAATCCTTCTCTTACAGTGTTGATTGAAACAGCAGAAATCGCACGATGCAGAAcaaacccccccccccccccccccggcATAGAATAAACATTTGTATGGATGGGCAACCTTGAAATAGGCTTCTTATACCTGTTAGCACACTGCTATTATTCAGGTTCCTGGCTCAACTGTCGGATTTTACAAGTACCAATATGGAGTCTTCAAGTCCAACAGAAATACTCACAATCAACGAGTTACGCGCAGCAGCGTCGTCCAACCTACAAAAGGATGTTGAAGGTAAGAAAGCTTAGATTCAGAAAGTGGAAATTTCACTTCCAACTGTTGCTCATGACAAGCGAAATAACCAGAGTACTACAATGAGGGAGCCGGGGATATGGTCACGTACGTACAAGAGCCATCCGCAGGTGTGTGGCAAACAATTCCTGCTAACATATAGTCTTAGCATGAGTGAGAATGAGACAGCCTTTGATCGCTTCAAGATTCGACCCCGTATTCTTTGCGACGTGTCCAATATTGATACCTCAACAACATTTCTTGGCGAAAAGGCAAACTATATCTTTCCATCTGTTTAGGAGTCTAATTAACAGATCCAGGTCTCCTTGCCGATAGGATTTGCGCCAACATGTATACAGTGCCTTGCACATCCTGACGGTGAAGCGGCGACATCTCGAGCAGCAACCCAACTGAACATCCCAATGGTCTTATCAACATTCTCAACGGTATCATTGGAAGATGTCATCTCTGAGCGCAAAGAGGGCCAGAACCCATACGCGTTCCAGCCGATCTTCCCCAGGGATCGAAGTAGAACACTGGATTGGATGAAACGAGCTGAAAGTGAGAGTATTCCCTCCATATGATAAAGCCGGCCTTTCTAATAATTCTACTACTTCCCTCAATAGAATCTGGTTACAAAGCTATTTTTATCACTGTAGATGCTCCAGTTACGGCAAATCgcctgaggaagaaaagaaaaagcttaCAGCTCCCCCCACACCTTTCCTACCCCAACCTGTCGGACAATTCGGACAGATCGAGTGACAAGTCTGGTCACGATCCGGGTAAAAGATGGGATGAGGTTATCCCATGGGTTAAAGCTAACACCAGTTTAGAAGTATGGGTGAAAGGCAGTAAGTGGAACATCTATACATTTCAATGGGAAATTAGAAGAATACTGAAATATACCAGTCTCTTGCCCATATGATGTACTGAAAGCAATTGACTACGGCCTGGACGGCCTGGTCATCTCAAGCCACGGAGGCAGACAGCTAGACGGTGTTGCAGCAGCCATCGACGTCTTGGCTGAATGTGCTCCATTGGCGAAGGGTCGCATCAAAATTGGTTTCGACAGTGGAATCCGTCGAGGAGCTGATGTATTCCGTGCATTAGCCTTAGGTGCCGACATCTGCTTCCTTGGAAGAATCCCCTTATGGGGTCTGGCTGTAAGTGGGtataaataaaatttttGGCTTGGTCTAATCAATACGTATCCACAGTACGACGGGCAGGCTGGAGTTGAGCTAGCGGTGAGAAttttggaggaggagcttcGCAACACTATGGCACATGCAGGGTAGGTAATCCATTCAATCCAAGATCGTCTCACTTCATTGCTAAGTGTGAGCAAGTTGTGCTTCATTAAAGGAAATATCGAGAACGCATGTGTCGGTCATTGGCGCCAATGGGCTGTTGTGTAATGT
The sequence above is a segment of the Aspergillus oryzae RIB40 DNA, chromosome 3 genome. Coding sequences within it:
- a CDS encoding alpha-hydroxy acid oxidase (L-lactate dehydrogenase (FMN-dependent) and related alpha-hydroxy acid dehydrogenases), which produces MESSSPTEILTINELRAAASSNLQKDVEEYYNEGAGDMVTMSENETAFDRFKIRPRILCDVSNIDTSTTFLGEKVSLPIGFAPTCIQCLAHPDGEAATSRAATQLNIPMVLSTFSTVSLEDVISERKEGQNPYAFQPIFPRDRSRTLDWMKRAESEKSGYKAIFITVDAPVTANRLRKKRKSLQLPPHLSYPNLSDNSDRSSDKSGHDPGKRWDEVIPWVKANTSLEVWVKGISCPYDVLKAIDYGLDGLVISSHGGRQLDGVAAAIDVLAECAPLAKGRIKIGFDSGIRRGADVFRALALGADICFLGRIPLWGLAYDGQAGVELAVRILEEELRNTMAHAGVSKLCFIKGNIENACVGHWRQWAVV